In a single window of the Silurus meridionalis isolate SWU-2019-XX chromosome 8, ASM1480568v1, whole genome shotgun sequence genome:
- the dnaaf2 gene encoding protein kintoun: MAFGRKLEELNMTTEEINRFSKAMKDKKFSELLHEYAQEISNPENKKKYEEEITQLEQERGMEVKFIHPNAHHVLKTSVNGKEKCFINICSNNLISKPTCEARRNETGRAGQYWSLPYSLTPGRPHTDGKGNKCMIYDVVFHPDTLYMASKNARFMKLVNDTATQGVEDAFNVTTDKTNTLLKKTRYKGVPQAAVIRKPIPGQPKNEESAAHNEAFPILYPDTMPTKDFKSLSSSQTQTTTKQSSSLPTQPHHTIKYRSLVDLQDYRCSKDSAPKTRPKEIVISIYLPLLKSAVDVDLNVMDRKLTLESQKPDYKLELHLSYPVDDNKGVAQFNTTTKQLTVTLPVQPAENPAEVHVESIKPEPEDRDVLKSSDKANEEMLKDEASELNISDTSCEAQPQKKGKDDDKLFSSDEIQNCKMDSLESKLNGSHLAKADETLTYQINTETHRTSENVMNVPKKGFLLNACTQKTSLEFHANKEAENNQDKENLLSGTKSNQPSYMESSETCENCTLEIPVVELQMKQAASQLEETLHDVQNTPADPSSWVTGRSEVQPSAISDGPNQLNSPLDKDTRKTSCRAEEMLASSEQKSSSKLISTRVAQNEKVDDVDSSRQNEADFSISTSPDILREKNPEDGSEVIISDHTTSAALCFQNSLWFELE, encoded by the exons ATGGCTTTTGGGAGAAAATTAGAAGAACTGAACATGACGACAGAAGAAATAAATCGTTTCAGTAAAGCCATGAAGGACAAGAAGTTTTCTGAATTGCTCCACGAGTACGCCCAAGAAATATCAAACCCTGAGAACAAGAAGAAGTACGAGGAGGAAATTACACAGCTGGAGCAAGAGAGGGGCATGGAGGTCAAATTTATCCATCCTAATGCCCACCATGTGCTGAAGACCAGTGTGAATGGGAAAGAGAAGTGTTTCATTAATATCTGCTCAAATAACCTAATCAGCAAGCCGACATGTGAAGCCAGAAGGAATGAAACGGGCCGGGCCGGGCAGTACTGGTCACTGCCATACAGTTTAACACCTGGCAGGCCTCATACAGATGGCAAGGGCAATAAGTGCATGATATATGACGTCGTATTTCATCCAGACACACTTTACATGGCAAGTAAGAACGCAAGATTCATGAAACTTGTCAATGACACTGCAACACAAGGAGTGGAAGATGCCTTTAATGTCACAACAGACAAAACCAATACGCTATTGAAAAAAACCCGATACAAAGGTGTGCCTCAGGCAGCTGTAATACGGAAACCCATCCCTGGTCAGCCCAAGAATGAAGAATCTGCTGCTCACAATGAAGCTTTTCCTATACTTTACCCAGACACCATGCCAACCAAAGACTTCAAAAGTCTCTCATCTTCTCAAACCCAAACAACTACCAAACAAAGTTCTTCACTGCCAACACAACCACACCACACTATTAAATACAGATCACTGGTGGATCTGCAGGACTACAGATGCTCCAAAGACTCGGCTCCAAAGACACGGCCAAAAGAGATCGTCATTAGCATATATTTACCACTTCTAAAATCAGCAGTAGATGTTGACCTAAACGTGATGGACAGAAAGCTGACTTTAGAGTCCCAAAAGCCAGACTACAAGCTGGAGCTACATTTGTCGTATCCTGTGGATGATAACAAAGGAGTAGCCCAATTCAACACGACTACAAAACAGCTTACCGTAACGTTACCTGTACAGCCGGCTGAAAACCCTGCTGAGGTTCATGTTGAGAGCATTAAGCCTGAACCTGAAGATAGAGATGTGTTGAAGAGTTCAGACAAAGCAAATGAAGAAATGCTCAAAGATGAAGCAAGTGAGCTGAACATCTCAGATACTAGTTGTGAAGCCCAGCctcagaaaaaaggaaaagatgaTGATAAGCTTTTCTCCTCCGATGAGatacaaaattgtaaaatgGACTCTTTGGAATCCAAATTAAATGGTTCACATTTGGCCAAAGCAGATGAAACACTGACTTATCAAATAAACACCGAGACACACAGAACATCAGAGAACGTAATGAATGTGCCCAAAAAGGGTTTCCTTCTTAATGCATGTACTCAAAAGACGTCTTTAGAGTTTCATGCTAATAAAGAAGCTGAAAATAATCAAGACAAG GAGAACCTTCTCTCAGGTACAAAATCAAACCAACCTTCTTACATGGAATCTTCTGAAACATGTGAAAATTGCACACTTGAAATCCCTGTGGTGGAATTACAAATGAAACAGGCTGCATCGCAATTAGAAGAAACATTACATGATGTTCAAAATACTCCTGCCGACCCGTCCAGTTGGGTAACCGGAAGATCTGAGGTGCAGCCATCAGCCATCAGCGATGGACCAAACCAGCTGAATTCTCCATTAGACAAAGACACTAGAAAGACTTCATGCAGAGCCGAAGAGATGTTAGCATCGTCTGAGCAGAAAAGCTCTTCCAAACTCATTTCAACACGAGTGGCACAGAATGAGAAAGTGGATGATGTTGATTCTTCCAGACAGAACGAAGCAGATTTTAGTATTTCTACCTCTCCTGACATTCTTAGAGAGAAAAACCCTGAAGATGGTAGTGAGGTTATTATTTCTGACCATACCACTTCTGCTGCCCTCTGTTTCCAGAACTCTCTATGGTTTGAGCTTGAATAA